The Candidatus Krumholzibacteriia bacterium genome includes the window CCCGGCCTCACGGTCCGGCGGGAGCTCCGCTGCCCCGGGCGACGACCCGTCGTCGGCCGCGGTCGCGCCTTCCTCGTCCGTGACGGGCGAAACCGCGCCCGAGGCCCCGATCCCCTCGAAGAATCGATCCAGGCGTTCGGCCAGTGGTCGCCGCTCCTCGGGCGACGGTTCGGGTACCGGCTCGGATGACGGTTCGGGCGACGGGTCGGGCACCGGCTCGGGCGCGCGGTCGGGGCCGTCGTCGGGCACCGGGTCGACGGATCGGCTCGACGCGGCGTCGATGGTCGCCAGGTCGTCCCGTTCGTCCAGAGAGCTGAGCACCTCGTCGACGAGTCCTCCGAGATTCTCCGAATCGAGGACGGAAGGGTCCACCGAACCCGAGGATTCCGGGTCGTTTCCGGGACCGCTCTCGTCGACCGTCCGCTGTGGCCCGGACGGTTCGGGGCGCGCGGGTTCGGGAGCGGATGCGTCTTCGTGCGCAGTGGCCGACGGCACGGGATCGCCCGGTGTCGCGGCCGAGGACGACGGGGCGCCGGAGCCGGGGTCCAGTCCGAGGATCGCGCCGAGCGGATCGGAGGGTGCCGCGCTCCGCATCGAACCGGCATCGGCACCGATGGCCACCGACTCCGGTTCGGGTTCGGGCTTGTCGACGTCCTGCAGGCACAGGGCGATCGAATCGCCGAAGAGCGAGACGTTCTCGTCCTCACCGGCGCCCGCCTGCGTCCCCGTGAGCTTCGTGTAGATCAACCGGGAACCCTTGTGCAGGGTCTCGTAGACGCCTTCGCCGGTCAGGGCACAGGCTTCGAAACTCGGCAGGCCCCGTGGGTTGAGCCGTGTCTCGAGGTCGGCCACCGACATGCAGTTCGGCAGGTCCCGTTTGTTCCACTGCATGACCAGCGGCAAGGAGTCGGGATTCATCCCCAACTCCTGCAGGTTGTCCCGCAGGTTCTGCAGGCTCTCGAGGTTGTCCTGCATGCGTCCCGGTTCGGAGTCGGCCACGAAGACCAGACCGTCCACACCCTTCAGCACCATCTTCCGTGTGGCGTTGTAGTGCACCTGTCCCGGAACGGTGTAGAGCATGAACCGCGTGCGGAATCCGTCGATCATCCCCAGGTCGAGAGGAAGGAAGTCGAAGAAGATCGTGCGGTCGGCCTGGGTGCGCAGCGACACCATCTTGCCGGAGTACTCCACGGGGATCTTCGAGTAGATCCACTCGAGGTTCGTGGTCTTCCCGCTGAGCGCGGGGCCGTAGTAGACGATCTTCGCGTTGATTTCCTTGCCGCTGTAATTGTAGACGACCATGTCGCTCGATCCGGATCGGAGGAATCGGAACGCCCTCGGGAACGCACGGGTAGCGCCGGAAGGACTGGCAAGCGTCGTGCCACGGGGCGTTGCCGAACCGCGCGCCCGCCGGGGCTCGGCGGACGAGTGGCGGGGAACCGCGCAGCCCGTGCGCGATGTGCCCCGGTCCGGGCCCCGTTCCGTGCGGACACCCTGGATCGACCGGCCCCGATCGGGCACCAGGCGCCCTTCTCCGCGCTTCCGCCCCCGCGCGTGTCGAGCGGCACCTCCCTTGCAGACCCGCCCGGTGTATCGGCCGCCCCGAGAGCCCGGATTCCCGACCGGGACGGGTCGAGCGCGCCGCCTGGGAGGAATGGATGACAACGACGACGAACACCGACCGGATCCTCACGGAGATGTTCAGCCGACTCCTGAACATCCGGGTCAGTCCGGCACAGGTGAAGCGGCTCACGCACGTGATCGACGGGGTGATCGACAAGGTCGAGGGGTCGATGGACCTGGAGACGTCCCAGGGTCGGAACACCTTCCGCGCCCTCGTCTGTTCGATGGTGGTCCACGGCTGGGGCCTGGGAATGCATCCCGACGGGAACCCGGCCCAGGACCTCGACGGCAAGGAGATCGAGGTCAAGGTCTGCAAGGACATCCTCGTCCCGATGGGATCCCTGCAGTCGCTGCGCTACGTGAAGAAGGACAAGTACGGGCGAGTGAAGAAGGCACTCTTCGAGCCCGATCAGAACGCCCGGATCCGCGGCCACATCGACAGCATCCTCGACGACATCGCCACCCGTCGGTGGCCCGACGAGAACGGCGATCCCGAGAACGACGGGGACCCGACGGATCCGAACTGACCGGCGCGCCGCGGGTCAGTCCACGCGGAGGGGCGCCGACGGCACCAGGTCCTTCTGCAGGACGATCGTCCGCCCACCGTCGTGGTACTGCACGGAATCCATGATCGACTCCATCAGGAACAGACCGCGGCCACCTTCACGGCTGCGGTTGTCCGCGTGCAGCGGATCACGCACGTCGGAACGATCGAAGCCTCGCCCTCGATCGCGAACCTCGAGTTCGATGGCCGTCGGCGTCAGGGCGGCGCGGAATTCGACGGCGGTCGAAGCGTCCCAACCGTTGCCGTGCTTCATCGCGTTGGTCAGTGCCTCGTCGACCACCAACGGAAGCTGCGACCGCACGAAGTCGTTGGGATGACCCATGGCGTCGGCGCGTTCGCAGACCGAACGCACCACGCCGGGGATCGCCGAGGTGGTCGCCGGGACCTCGAACTCGACCGTCTCGCGACGCAAGCCGCGGACCTCGCCGGGGAAGAGCGCGGCCAGGTGACAGCGGTCGTGGAACATGACCTCGAGGCGATGCGGGGCCAGTGGAAGACTCTCGACGCGTCCGATCCCCTGCTGCAGGAGTTCCCGGTGACGCTGCGGTTCGATCGCAGTGATCGCCAGGAACACGTCGATCCGGCGCGGGGAGAGCTGGAGCGCACGTAGACGTTGCACGTCGAGGACCGAGGCGTCGTGGGCCGCGACGGCCAACCGGAACGACTGGTCGCACTCGGTGCTCTCGACGAAGTCGACGAAGGCCTCGAGGGACTCCCACTCGCGCACGGTCCAGTCCACCGCACCCGGCAGGGCGAGAACGGCCGCCGCCGCCGTGCGGTCGAGGACCAGGAGGTCCAGGTGATGCGCAAGAGGAGTCACGGACATCGAACACAGCCGGGAGACAGGGTCAGAAGATCTTCTGGCCGTCGGCCAGGATCTCGTTCAGCGCTTCACGGAAGTCGTTGTTGCTGTTGGCGACCTCGGGCGTGACGCGCTCCTTGTAGAGTTCCCACGATTTCTTGATCTCGAC containing:
- a CDS encoding ATP-binding protein, which gives rise to MTPLAHHLDLLVLDRTAAAAVLALPGAVDWTVREWESLEAFVDFVESTECDQSFRLAVAAHDASVLDVQRLRALQLSPRRIDVFLAITAIEPQRHRELLQQGIGRVESLPLAPHRLEVMFHDRCHLAALFPGEVRGLRRETVEFEVPATTSAIPGVVRSVCERADAMGHPNDFVRSQLPLVVDEALTNAMKHGNGWDASTAVEFRAALTPTAIELEVRDRGRGFDRSDVRDPLHADNRSREGGRGLFLMESIMDSVQYHDGGRTIVLQKDLVPSAPLRVD